In Alicyclobacillus vulcanalis, a single window of DNA contains:
- the pxpB gene encoding 5-oxoprolinase subunit PxpB: MAVIEGGSVQLEWMGDQALLLRLPEHVAIETGEALDRLLALREALIRELGDAQGIDDVTLGYRSVAVYADFDEVSPEELLIRARRAIGRAGARGGPVGGKAIVTLPVVYGGAYGPDLDEVAERTGLLPEDVIRLHQEGSYRVAMIGFSPGFAYLIGLPERLRVPRRKTPRSRVERGSVGIAGFQTGVYSFATPGGWQIIGRTPLGLFDVKRNPPSLLAPGDEVRFRAVTEEEYHERLGTYT; encoded by the coding sequence ATGGCCGTGATCGAAGGCGGGAGCGTGCAGCTGGAATGGATGGGCGATCAGGCTCTGCTCCTGCGCTTACCGGAGCATGTGGCGATTGAGACGGGAGAAGCGCTCGACAGGCTGTTGGCGCTGAGGGAAGCGCTTATCCGCGAACTGGGCGATGCCCAAGGTATCGACGATGTCACCCTGGGCTATCGATCGGTCGCGGTCTATGCGGACTTCGACGAGGTCTCTCCGGAGGAGCTCTTGATTCGCGCCAGGCGGGCCATCGGGCGGGCCGGGGCGAGGGGCGGGCCGGTTGGGGGGAAGGCCATCGTCACGCTGCCGGTGGTCTACGGCGGCGCGTATGGGCCGGACCTCGACGAGGTGGCCGAGCGCACAGGGCTTTTGCCGGAGGACGTCATCCGGCTGCACCAGGAGGGGTCGTATCGGGTGGCGATGATCGGCTTTTCGCCGGGATTTGCCTACCTGATTGGCTTGCCGGAGCGCCTGCGCGTCCCGCGCAGAAAGACGCCGCGCAGCCGGGTCGAGCGGGGATCGGTCGGGATCGCCGGATTTCAGACGGGCGTGTACTCGTTTGCGACGCCTGGGGGCTGGCAGATCATCGGCCGGACGCCGCTCGGGCTGTTTGACGTGAAGCGAAATCCGCCGAGCCTGCTTGCGCCGGGCGATGAGGTGCGCTTTCGCGCGGTGACGGAGGAGGAATACCATGAGCGCCTTGGCACGTACACATGA
- a CDS encoding LamB/YcsF family protein — protein MAEVDVNADLGEDFGHYRLAHDDAILAYVTSANLACGLHAGDPVVMARSVGLAKARGVAVGAHPGYPDLQGFGRRDMALREDEIYAFVLYQMGALAAFCRAHGVRLHHVKPHGALYNRAAVDRAAARGICRAIADFDPSLKVYAPYRSELARQAEALGLCACSEVFADRRYEADGQLTPRQHPDAVIRDPDEACEQVLLMVQEGRVRARTGEWLEVAADTICLHGDGPQAVQLAKTLHERLTQAGVRLRPA, from the coding sequence GTGGCCGAGGTAGATGTGAACGCGGATCTCGGTGAAGATTTTGGCCACTATCGCCTGGCGCATGACGACGCCATCCTCGCCTATGTGACGTCGGCCAACCTGGCGTGTGGCCTGCACGCGGGCGATCCCGTCGTCATGGCGCGCAGCGTCGGCCTCGCGAAGGCGCGCGGCGTGGCCGTCGGCGCGCATCCCGGCTATCCCGACCTTCAAGGCTTCGGCCGGCGGGACATGGCGCTTCGCGAAGACGAAATCTATGCCTTTGTGCTGTACCAGATGGGAGCGCTGGCCGCGTTTTGCCGCGCTCACGGCGTGCGCCTGCACCACGTGAAGCCGCACGGCGCGCTGTACAACCGCGCCGCGGTCGATCGCGCCGCCGCGCGCGGCATTTGCCGCGCCATCGCCGATTTTGACCCGTCACTCAAGGTGTATGCGCCCTATCGGAGCGAGCTGGCACGCCAGGCCGAGGCCCTCGGTCTCTGCGCGTGCAGCGAGGTCTTCGCGGACAGGCGCTATGAGGCGGACGGCCAACTCACGCCGAGGCAGCATCCCGACGCCGTCATTCGCGATCCCGACGAGGCGTGCGAACAGGTGTTGCTCATGGTGCAGGAGGGGCGCGTTCGCGCGCGGACGGGCGAGTGGCTCGAGGTGGCGGCGGATACCATCTGCCTGCACGGCGACGGGCCTCAGGCCGTCCAGCTCGCAAAAACGCTCCACGAGCGGTTGACACAGGCGGGCGTCCGGCTGCGGCCCGCATGA
- the fsa gene encoding fructose-6-phosphate aldolase, producing MKLFIDTANVDEIRRAAAMGILSGVTTNPSLVAKEGRDFIQVLKEIVEIVDGPISAEVVSLDAEGMVKEALPLAEIHPNIVIKIPMTAEGLKAVHELAKKGIRTNVTLIFSANQALLAARAGASFVSPFIGRLDDISMDGVELIADIAQIFDIHAIDTEIIAASIRHPMHVTAAAKAGAHIATCPFSVLDQMIKHPLTDRGIERFLADWNKLNQK from the coding sequence ATGAAGCTGTTCATCGATACGGCGAACGTCGATGAAATTCGCCGGGCAGCGGCCATGGGCATTCTGAGTGGCGTGACGACCAACCCGAGCTTGGTGGCGAAGGAAGGGCGCGACTTCATTCAGGTGCTCAAGGAGATTGTCGAGATCGTCGATGGCCCCATTAGCGCTGAGGTCGTGAGCCTGGACGCGGAGGGCATGGTCAAGGAGGCCCTGCCTCTCGCGGAGATCCATCCGAACATCGTGATTAAAATCCCGATGACGGCAGAAGGGCTGAAGGCGGTGCATGAGCTCGCGAAGAAGGGCATCCGCACCAACGTGACGCTCATCTTCAGCGCCAACCAGGCGCTTCTCGCGGCGCGTGCCGGCGCGTCGTTTGTCAGCCCGTTCATTGGCAGGCTTGACGACATCAGCATGGACGGCGTCGAACTGATTGCCGATATCGCGCAGATTTTCGACATCCACGCCATCGATACGGAGATCATCGCGGCGAGCATCCGCCATCCGATGCACGTGACCGCCGCAGCGAAGGCGGGGGCGCACATCGCCACCTGTCCGTTCAGTGTGTTGGATCAGATGATCAAGCATCCGCTGACGGATCGCGGCATCGAGCGGTTTTTGGCCGATTGGAATAAGCTGAATCAGAAGTGA
- a CDS encoding enoyl-CoA hydratase/isomerase family protein, with amino-acid sequence MRALAEQWTNYRVEDHVAVLTLQRPQALNALSREVLSEIGAHLAMLNLQEVRALVIRGEGRVFCAGADIAQMQHMTAVEAESMARLGQRVFQAIEQLPIPVIALIHGGAFGGGLELALACDFRIAASGAVVGLPEVTLGVNPSFGGTYRLPRAIGFSRALSMMLLGERIPVEKALEYGLVTEVVAPDELETRGMELARKLAGQSSAAMAAIKRSAHHGFGQDAGRAQAYEAAQFGLCFASGDAREGMAAFKEKREARFHKD; translated from the coding sequence GTGAGGGCATTGGCAGAGCAGTGGACAAATTATCGCGTGGAAGATCACGTGGCGGTTTTGACGCTCCAGCGCCCGCAGGCGTTGAATGCGCTTTCCCGGGAGGTCCTCTCGGAAATCGGCGCACATCTCGCGATGCTAAACCTACAAGAGGTGCGCGCCCTCGTCATTCGCGGCGAGGGGAGGGTCTTCTGCGCGGGCGCCGACATCGCGCAGATGCAGCACATGACCGCCGTCGAGGCGGAGAGCATGGCCCGGCTCGGACAGCGCGTGTTTCAGGCCATTGAGCAGCTGCCCATCCCGGTCATCGCCTTGATCCATGGCGGGGCATTCGGCGGCGGGCTCGAGCTTGCGCTGGCGTGCGACTTCCGCATCGCGGCTTCCGGCGCGGTCGTGGGCCTTCCCGAGGTGACGCTCGGGGTCAACCCCAGTTTCGGGGGAACGTACAGGCTTCCGCGTGCGATTGGCTTTTCGCGCGCGCTCTCGATGATGCTCCTGGGCGAGCGGATCCCCGTCGAGAAGGCGCTCGAGTACGGCCTCGTCACGGAGGTGGTGGCGCCGGATGAGCTGGAGACGCGCGGAATGGAGCTTGCGCGTAAGCTCGCCGGGCAGTCGAGCGCGGCCATGGCCGCCATCAAGCGGTCGGCACATCACGGGTTCGGTCAAGACGCCGGGCGCGCGCAGGCGTATGAGGCCGCGCAGTTCGGACTGTGCTTTGCTTCCGGGGACGCTCGCGAGGGCATGGCCGCCTTCAAGGAAAAGCGAGAGGCCCGCTTCCACAAGGATTGA
- a CDS encoding 5-oxoprolinase subunit C family protein has translation MSALARTHEPGVARVRVLSPGMYTTVQDGGRPHHRHLGVPLGGALDALSYRAANRLAGNASDLAALEFTGVGPALAFEAPAAIALCGAEFGAYVDGERLPTGRPIWLGEGAVLEIRNVRRGFRGYLAIAGGFLGEPALASQSALPRYGLGRLLAAGDEIPYAPGPPQPPAGFRPIAPHASVAPFQVGGWLDQVEDDIHIVRVVPGEQADWFEAESRNAFYERTWQVAPQSDRMGMRLSGEALAASARQLASEPVVPGTIQVPPDGKPIVLMRECQTTGGYPKLATVISADLDKLAQLRPGSFVRFVEVSVADAFRLRRMHTQLARVWLRLVAERARQAWEGQGGI, from the coding sequence ATGAGCGCCTTGGCACGTACACATGAGCCAGGCGTCGCGCGCGTTCGGGTGTTGTCGCCGGGCATGTACACCACGGTGCAGGACGGAGGGCGCCCCCATCATCGCCATCTGGGCGTGCCGCTTGGAGGTGCGCTCGACGCGCTGTCGTACAGGGCGGCCAATCGGCTCGCGGGCAATGCTTCGGACCTGGCGGCGCTTGAGTTCACGGGCGTCGGGCCCGCGCTTGCCTTTGAGGCGCCCGCTGCAATCGCCTTGTGCGGCGCGGAGTTTGGGGCGTATGTGGATGGGGAACGGCTGCCGACCGGGCGACCCATCTGGCTCGGTGAGGGCGCAGTCTTGGAAATCCGCAACGTGCGCCGCGGTTTTCGTGGCTATTTAGCCATCGCCGGAGGCTTTCTTGGGGAACCGGCACTGGCAAGCCAGAGCGCTCTGCCGCGCTACGGGCTTGGGCGCCTTCTCGCTGCCGGCGACGAGATTCCCTACGCGCCCGGGCCGCCTCAACCGCCTGCCGGGTTTCGCCCGATTGCGCCGCACGCGTCCGTCGCGCCGTTTCAGGTCGGCGGATGGCTGGACCAGGTGGAGGACGACATCCACATTGTGCGCGTCGTCCCGGGCGAGCAGGCCGACTGGTTTGAGGCCGAGTCGCGAAACGCGTTCTACGAGCGCACATGGCAGGTGGCGCCTCAGTCCGACCGCATGGGCATGCGGCTCAGCGGCGAGGCCCTGGCGGCTTCCGCCCGCCAGCTCGCGAGCGAGCCGGTGGTGCCAGGCACCATTCAGGTGCCACCGGACGGCAAGCCCATCGTGCTCATGCGCGAGTGCCAGACCACCGGCGGCTATCCAAAGCTCGCCACGGTCATCTCCGCCGATCTCGACAAATTGGCACAGCTTCGACCAGGAAGTTTCGTGCGGTTTGTGGAAGTGAGTGTGGCGGACGCGTTTCGGTTGAGGCGCATGCATACCCAGCTCGCCCGCGTGTGGCTGAGGCTCGTCGCGGAGCGAGCGCGCCAAGCGTGGGAAGGTCAAGGAGGGATTTGA
- a CDS encoding response regulator — translation MAYKVLVVDDQFGIRVLLHEVLQREGYEVFQAANGPSALQIVERERPDLVLLDMKIPGMDGLEILRNIRKLGVDAKVIMMTAYGELDLIHEAMEMGALAHFTKPFDIDELRRTVREHLEASSGMM, via the coding sequence ATGGCGTACAAGGTGCTCGTGGTCGACGATCAATTTGGGATCCGCGTGCTGCTGCACGAAGTCCTGCAGCGGGAAGGGTATGAGGTGTTCCAGGCTGCGAATGGGCCGAGTGCCCTCCAAATCGTCGAGCGTGAGCGGCCTGATCTGGTTCTTTTGGACATGAAGATACCGGGGATGGACGGCTTGGAGATCCTGCGCAACATCCGCAAGCTTGGCGTGGATGCCAAGGTCATCATGATGACGGCGTACGGCGAGTTGGACCTGATTCACGAGGCGATGGAAATGGGGGCGCTCGCCCACTTCACCAAGCCGTTTGACATCGACGAGTTGAGGCGGACCGTCCGGGAACACCTCGAAGCGAGTTCTGGAATGATGTGA
- the rho gene encoding transcription termination factor Rho codes for MDIRELEEKKLTELYKYAREFQIPHYGSMKKKELIFAILKAQAERDGLMFAEGVLEIMPEGYGFLRPVGYLPSQEDIYVAASQIRRFDLRTGDLVSGKVRPPKENERYFGLLHVEAVNGYSPEVAAERLHFAALTPLFPSKRIQLETTPENMATRLIDLFAPIGFGQRGMIVAPPKAGKTVLLKEIAHSIATNYPDVHLFVLLIDERPEEVTDMQRSVRGEVIASTFDEVPENHIKVAELVLERALRLVEHKQDVVILLDSLTRLTRAYNLVVPPSGRTLSGGIDPAAFHRPKRFFGAARNVEEGGSLTILATALIDTGSRMDDVIYEEFKGTGNMELHLDRRLAEKRVFPSIDIRRSGTRREEALMPKEELEKVWAIRKSMGDNQDFTEMFLRKFRHYKTNKEFLDSLSLNRVERKPVPQAEKPAVQPVASET; via the coding sequence TTGGACATTCGAGAACTTGAAGAAAAGAAATTAACAGAGCTATACAAATATGCTCGAGAATTTCAGATCCCACACTACGGATCGATGAAAAAGAAAGAACTGATTTTTGCCATTCTCAAGGCGCAGGCCGAGCGAGATGGGCTGATGTTCGCCGAAGGCGTGCTGGAAATCATGCCGGAAGGCTACGGGTTTTTGCGGCCTGTGGGCTATCTGCCGAGTCAGGAAGACATCTACGTTGCAGCATCGCAAATCCGCCGCTTCGACCTCCGCACGGGGGATCTCGTCAGCGGGAAGGTGCGGCCTCCCAAGGAGAACGAGCGGTACTTCGGCCTGTTGCACGTAGAGGCCGTGAACGGATACAGCCCAGAGGTGGCGGCTGAGCGACTTCACTTTGCAGCGCTGACCCCGCTGTTTCCCTCCAAACGTATCCAGCTTGAAACGACACCCGAAAACATGGCGACCCGCCTGATTGACCTGTTCGCGCCGATTGGATTTGGCCAGCGCGGCATGATTGTCGCGCCTCCGAAGGCAGGCAAGACGGTTTTGCTGAAGGAAATCGCCCACAGCATCGCGACCAACTATCCGGACGTCCACCTGTTTGTGTTGTTGATTGACGAACGCCCAGAAGAGGTCACGGACATGCAGCGGTCCGTCCGGGGCGAGGTGATTGCCTCCACGTTTGACGAGGTGCCGGAGAATCACATCAAGGTGGCGGAGCTCGTGCTGGAGCGCGCGCTGCGACTCGTGGAGCACAAACAAGATGTGGTCATCCTTCTGGACAGCTTGACTCGCCTGACGCGCGCCTACAACCTGGTCGTGCCGCCGTCTGGGCGCACCTTATCAGGCGGCATTGACCCGGCGGCGTTCCATCGGCCCAAACGATTCTTCGGAGCGGCCCGCAACGTCGAAGAGGGCGGCAGTCTGACCATCCTCGCCACGGCGCTGATTGACACCGGATCGCGGATGGACGACGTCATCTACGAGGAATTCAAGGGCACGGGCAACATGGAGCTGCATTTGGACCGCCGGCTTGCCGAGAAGCGCGTGTTTCCCTCCATCGATATTCGCCGCTCGGGAACTCGACGCGAAGAGGCGCTCATGCCGAAGGAAGAACTGGAGAAAGTGTGGGCCATTCGCAAGTCCATGGGTGACAACCAGGACTTCACCGAAATGTTCCTCCGCAAGTTTCGCCACTACAAGACGAACAAGGAGTTTCTCGACAGCCTCAGCCTGAATCGGGTCGAGCGAAAACCCGTGCCTCAGGCCGAGAAGCCGGCCGTGCAACCTGTGGCGAGCGAGACGTGA
- a CDS encoding CTP synthase gives MTAKYIFVTGGVVSGLGKGITAASLGRLLKNRGLNVTIQKFDPYINVDPGTMSPYQHGEVFVTDDGAETDLDLGHYERFIDNDLSQDNNVTSGRIYWSVIQKERRGDYLGATVQVIPHVTNEIKERVMQAAKPDTDIVITEIGGTVGDIESQPFLEAIREMKNEVGRNNVLYIHVTLIPYLRMTSEVKTKPTQHSVATLRSIGISPNIIVCRTEVPLSQEVKRKIALFCDTDEDSVIEASDAEVLYEVPLRLRDEGLDDIVLRHFGISAPPADMREWEAMVERIKRLHRDVEIAVVGKYVALPDAYASVVAALQHGGFENDAHVHIRWVNSEDVTDHNVDELLRGVDGILVPGGFGDRGIDGKIVACRYARERKIPYFGICLGMQIAVIEYARHVAGLDGAHTSEIDPRTPYPVIDLLPEQKEIEDKGGTMRLGAYPCRLKPESRAHRAYGSDLISERHRHRYEFNNDFREHLESRGLAVTGTSPDGRLVEIVEIPDHPWFVGVQFHPEFKSRPNRAHALFRDFIAASLAYRERRAAL, from the coding sequence ATGACAGCGAAGTACATCTTCGTGACGGGCGGTGTGGTGTCCGGTCTCGGGAAGGGCATCACGGCCGCGAGCTTGGGCCGCCTCTTGAAGAACCGCGGCCTGAACGTCACCATTCAAAAGTTTGATCCCTACATCAACGTCGATCCGGGAACGATGAGCCCGTATCAACACGGCGAGGTGTTCGTGACCGACGACGGCGCGGAGACGGATCTCGATCTCGGCCACTACGAAAGGTTCATCGACAATGACCTGAGCCAGGACAACAATGTGACCAGCGGCAGGATTTATTGGTCCGTTATCCAGAAGGAGCGCCGCGGCGACTATCTGGGCGCCACGGTCCAGGTCATTCCGCACGTGACCAACGAGATCAAGGAGCGCGTGATGCAGGCCGCCAAGCCGGATACGGACATCGTCATCACGGAGATTGGCGGCACCGTCGGCGACATCGAGAGCCAACCCTTTCTTGAGGCCATCCGCGAGATGAAAAACGAGGTCGGCCGCAACAACGTGTTGTACATCCACGTCACCCTCATTCCGTACCTGCGCATGACGAGCGAGGTCAAGACGAAACCCACGCAGCACAGCGTGGCGACGCTGCGCAGCATCGGCATCAGCCCAAACATCATCGTCTGCCGGACGGAAGTGCCGCTCAGCCAGGAGGTCAAGCGCAAAATCGCGCTCTTCTGCGACACTGATGAGGATAGCGTCATTGAGGCGAGCGATGCGGAGGTGCTGTACGAAGTGCCGCTGCGCCTTCGCGACGAGGGCCTGGACGACATCGTGCTCCGCCACTTTGGCATCTCCGCTCCGCCGGCGGACATGCGCGAATGGGAGGCGATGGTCGAGCGGATCAAGCGCCTGCATCGCGACGTCGAGATCGCCGTCGTCGGCAAATACGTGGCCCTGCCGGACGCCTACGCGAGCGTCGTGGCCGCGCTTCAGCACGGAGGGTTTGAGAACGACGCCCACGTGCACATTCGCTGGGTGAATTCGGAAGACGTAACGGACCACAACGTGGACGAGCTCCTGCGCGGCGTGGACGGCATCCTCGTGCCGGGGGGATTTGGCGATCGCGGCATCGACGGGAAAATTGTCGCCTGCCGATACGCGCGCGAGCGGAAGATCCCGTATTTCGGGATTTGCCTCGGCATGCAAATTGCCGTGATCGAGTACGCGCGCCACGTCGCGGGGCTTGATGGCGCCCACACGAGCGAGATCGATCCGCGCACGCCGTATCCGGTCATCGACCTGTTGCCGGAGCAGAAGGAGATTGAGGACAAGGGTGGCACCATGCGCCTGGGGGCCTATCCGTGCAGGCTCAAGCCGGAGTCGCGCGCGCATCGCGCCTACGGCTCGGATTTGATCTCCGAGCGCCATCGGCACCGGTACGAGTTCAACAACGATTTTCGGGAACACCTCGAGTCGCGCGGACTTGCCGTCACGGGCACGTCGCCGGACGGGCGGCTCGTCGAGATTGTGGAAATTCCAGATCATCCTTGGTTTGTCGGTGTGCAGTTTCATCCCGAGTTCAAGTCGAGGCCCAACCGCGCCCACGCGCTCTTCCGCGACTTCATCGCTGCGAGTTTGGCGTATCGCGAGCGGCGCGCCGCGCTCTGA
- the rpoE gene encoding DNA-directed RNA polymerase subunit delta, whose product MAISLARTEHEIQEMPLVELVYEILKARKEPMYFRDIMKEIQELRHMTDEQVADVIARVFTEINVDGRFVCIGHNVWGLNRWYPTDRNAERLASGKKFIRKTGDAFGDEEDDEEEYEEDVLEEDELDYDAVEAVDEESEFDDVEVTEDEDEILPEDEYDDAPLFDEDEEVEEDEED is encoded by the coding sequence ATGGCCATTTCATTGGCACGAACGGAACACGAGATACAGGAAATGCCTCTCGTGGAGCTCGTGTATGAGATCTTGAAAGCCCGCAAAGAGCCCATGTACTTCCGCGACATCATGAAGGAAATTCAGGAACTCCGCCATATGACGGATGAGCAGGTGGCGGACGTGATCGCGCGGGTGTTCACGGAGATCAACGTCGATGGCCGGTTCGTCTGTATTGGTCACAACGTGTGGGGGTTAAATCGTTGGTATCCGACGGATCGCAACGCGGAGCGGTTGGCGAGCGGCAAGAAGTTCATCCGCAAGACCGGCGATGCGTTTGGCGACGAGGAGGACGACGAAGAGGAGTACGAGGAGGACGTCCTCGAGGAAGATGAACTCGACTACGACGCCGTCGAGGCGGTGGACGAGGAGTCCGAGTTCGACGACGTCGAAGTGACGGAGGACGAGGACGAAATTCTCCCCGAAGACGAATACGACGATGCGCCGCTGTTCGACGAAGACGAGGAAGTCGAGGAAGACGAGGAGGACTGA